The Candidatus Limnocylindrales bacterium genome has a segment encoding these proteins:
- the grxC gene encoding glutaredoxin 3 — translation MKEVVIYTKSYCPYCTKAKALLTSKGIPFKEIDVEYDDQAREEMIRISRRQTVPQIFVGTYHVGGYDDLYRLNERGELDKLLFS, via the coding sequence ATGAAAGAAGTGGTTATTTACACCAAATCCTACTGCCCCTACTGCACGAAAGCAAAGGCTTTGCTTACAAGTAAAGGTATTCCTTTCAAGGAAATCGATGTTGAATACGATGACCAGGCTCGAGAGGAAATGATTCGCATATCCAGGCGCCAAACGGTCCCTCAGATCTTCGTTGGAACGTATCATGTGGGGGGCTATGATGACCTGTACAGGCTGAATGAGCGAGGTGAATTAGATAAGCTCTTATTCTCTTAG
- a CDS encoding c-type cytochrome encodes MGKKLIYAGLLTVLILAAERSPAADEDPGKQLFMDTCQTCHRINGTGGDVGPDLSSVGARRDAEFIRQSILDPNAVVTEGYKPDIMPKNFKELFTEDQLNQLVTFLSHLKEPSKEATATSQDTKNPYTGNPQAIAEGQEIFLRLCAHCHGGNAEGGTCPDLTDDYWIFGGTDKVVYRTIVVGRKGTKMSGFWDSLKSDEVWKVIAYIRSKYKGSPEKIVW; translated from the coding sequence ATGGGAAAAAAACTCATCTATGCAGGTCTTCTCACGGTCCTGATTCTGGCTGCAGAAAGATCCCCGGCTGCCGATGAGGATCCCGGTAAACAGTTATTCATGGATACCTGCCAAACCTGCCATAGAATTAATGGAACTGGCGGTGATGTCGGTCCTGATCTTTCCAGTGTGGGGGCCAGACGGGATGCGGAATTTATACGACAATCTATCTTAGATCCCAATGCAGTCGTTACCGAGGGATATAAGCCGGATATCATGCCAAAAAATTTTAAAGAACTCTTCACTGAGGACCAATTGAACCAGCTTGTGACGTTTTTATCTCACTTAAAAGAACCTTCTAAGGAAGCTACAGCTACGTCCCAGGATACCAAAAATCCCTATACGGGAAACCCCCAAGCTATTGCCGAGGGGCAAGAAATTTTCCTGCGCCTTTGTGCTCACTGTCATGGAGGAAACGCCGAGGGCGGTACGTGTCCGGATCTGACCGATGACTACTGGATATTCGGTGGAACAGATAAGGTTGTTTACAGAACGATTGTGGTAGGTCGGAAAGGTACGAAAATGTCCGGATTCTGGGATTCGCTAAAAAGTGATGAGGTCTGGAAAGTTATTGCCTATATTCGATCTAAGTATAAGGGGAGTCCTGAAAAAATAGTCTGGTAA
- a CDS encoding acetoacetate--CoA ligase, with translation MEEILWKPSEEFIKTTRMTAFTEWLGRKIGRTFPDYGSLHQWSIENIEAFWESYLEFTDVRYSKPHDQVLNTHQMLGARWFSGMELNFAENILARDFQGPAIVYYIEKPPDASRVKGSYSGEYSYSELRTLVARCARGLRKAGIKPGDRVAGYVANVPEAIIACLACASIGASWSSASPDFGLEALCDRFQQVEPKLIFASTHYRYGGKTYYTDKIVRELPHRLPSVQTIVSIPYPVGEAPVSGDMTWEEFLGPTDAPELTFTQVPFDHPLYILFSSGTTGAPKCIVHGTGGTLLQHRKELELHSNIGPGDSLLYFTTCGWMMWNWQLSALSLGARLCLYDGNPAYPEPATLWRVADQLGVTHLGTSGRYIESCMKSQPPIEPRSLGEMPSLRTVLYTGSPLSPNGFRWVYQVVKKEVHLAGICGGTDIISCFILGNPNLPVIAGEIQCKGLGVDVVALNEKGEVVVGEPGELVCRKPLPSMPLGFLNDPDGQRYYKAYFDFYPGLWRHGDYVQFMPGGGVIVYGRSDATLNPGGVRIGSAEIYSALDPLDFIKGSVVVGWKPPDQSDEVMVLCVVLSGGQTLNASIEQEIRRTIREKCSPRHVPRYIFQISEVPITRSGKTVELSVKAILAGKTVSNLTALANPQVLEEFEQIRQKLLKAHC, from the coding sequence ATGGAAGAAATTCTCTGGAAACCTTCCGAGGAATTTATAAAAACAACGAGAATGACGGCCTTTACAGAATGGCTGGGTCGTAAAATCGGGAGAACTTTTCCGGATTATGGCTCTCTTCATCAATGGAGTATAGAAAATATTGAAGCATTTTGGGAATCTTACCTGGAATTTACAGACGTTCGATATAGCAAACCCCACGATCAGGTCTTGAATACCCACCAAATGCTGGGTGCCCGTTGGTTTTCCGGGATGGAATTAAACTTTGCCGAGAATATCTTGGCCAGGGACTTTCAGGGTCCTGCCATTGTTTATTATATTGAGAAACCTCCAGACGCCTCAAGGGTCAAGGGTTCTTATTCTGGTGAATACAGCTATTCCGAATTGAGGACCCTGGTGGCTCGATGTGCCCGGGGACTTCGGAAAGCCGGAATTAAGCCGGGGGATAGGGTTGCCGGTTATGTGGCCAATGTGCCGGAAGCAATCATTGCCTGTCTGGCCTGTGCAAGTATCGGTGCCAGTTGGAGTAGTGCTTCTCCAGACTTTGGGTTGGAAGCTCTCTGTGATCGTTTCCAACAAGTCGAACCGAAGCTTATTTTTGCGTCTACCCACTATCGGTATGGCGGTAAGACCTATTACACGGATAAGATCGTCAGGGAACTGCCTCACCGACTCCCTTCGGTTCAGACCATCGTATCGATTCCCTATCCGGTGGGAGAAGCCCCCGTATCGGGCGACATGACCTGGGAGGAGTTTCTGGGGCCAACCGATGCCCCTGAATTAACTTTTACCCAGGTCCCTTTTGATCATCCGCTCTATATCCTGTTTTCTTCTGGAACCACAGGAGCTCCCAAATGCATAGTTCATGGAACCGGTGGGACTTTACTTCAACATAGAAAGGAGTTAGAGCTCCATAGCAATATAGGTCCGGGGGATTCCTTACTTTACTTTACGACCTGTGGATGGATGATGTGGAACTGGCAGTTAAGTGCGTTATCCCTGGGTGCCAGACTGTGTCTCTACGATGGTAATCCAGCTTATCCCGAACCGGCTACCCTGTGGCGTGTAGCAGACCAACTGGGTGTCACCCATCTGGGCACGAGCGGTCGTTATATAGAGAGTTGCATGAAAAGTCAACCTCCTATAGAACCCAGAAGCTTGGGAGAAATGCCTTCTCTGCGTACTGTTCTTTATACAGGATCTCCCCTTTCCCCCAATGGATTTCGGTGGGTTTATCAGGTTGTAAAAAAGGAAGTTCATCTGGCAGGAATCTGCGGAGGTACGGATATAATCTCCTGTTTCATTCTGGGGAATCCCAACCTACCGGTTATTGCAGGCGAAATCCAGTGCAAAGGATTGGGTGTGGATGTTGTGGCATTGAATGAAAAGGGGGAAGTTGTGGTGGGAGAGCCCGGGGAACTGGTTTGTCGTAAACCTCTTCCCTCGATGCCTCTGGGTTTTCTCAATGATCCCGATGGGCAGCGTTATTATAAAGCCTATTTTGATTTCTATCCTGGACTCTGGCGTCACGGAGATTATGTGCAATTTATGCCGGGTGGCGGGGTTATCGTATACGGCCGTAGTGATGCCACCTTAAATCCGGGGGGGGTTCGAATCGGGAGTGCTGAGATTTATTCAGCTTTAGATCCTCTGGATTTTATCAAGGGATCTGTAGTGGTTGGATGGAAACCTCCCGATCAGTCCGATGAAGTCATGGTTCTTTGTGTAGTTTTATCCGGTGGACAAACCTTAAATGCTTCCATAGAGCAGGAGATCCGTCGAACCATCCGAGAAAAATGTTCCCCCCGGCATGTTCCCCGGTATATTTTTCAAATTTCAGAAGTTCCCATCACACGAAGTGGTAAAACTGTAGAACTTAGTGTGAAAGCCATACTGGCAGGTAAAACGGTTTCTAACCTGACTGCCTTAGCAAACCCGCAGGTATTAGAGGAATTCGAACAAATCCGACAAAAATTATTAAAGGCCCATTGTTAG
- a CDS encoding TAXI family TRAP transporter solute-binding subunit encodes MKVKMMGYLFFIFLEAVGFSILPTGVLAGDLKLMTGPQGGSWYPLGGAIAELLQKALPGVNVSVLPGGGITNIKAVEEGKVQIALSNFVSAVDAIEGREPFNKKAGKVRNLLFLYPQYFQVTVLEDAGIQTPADLKGKAIAPGIKGHTGEQFARHLLQVYGLSYGDMSKVQYVSYADAVNLMKDGHLHAFLALTTVPASSIIDLSTDRKIRLLSLTEDKLNALQAINSGYVKRIIPKGTYPGIDYDVTTFGTFTHLIVTSDLPEDLVYQMTKVLVENVTTLSEVVKDIQGITPKEMAIDSGVVPYHPGALRYFKEIGVK; translated from the coding sequence ATGAAAGTCAAGATGATGGGATATCTTTTTTTTATTTTTTTAGAGGCAGTCGGATTTTCCATTCTACCGACCGGGGTTTTGGCCGGAGATCTCAAACTGATGACCGGTCCTCAAGGGGGATCCTGGTATCCTCTGGGCGGAGCCATAGCAGAACTGTTACAGAAGGCCCTACCCGGAGTTAATGTATCGGTTCTTCCGGGGGGTGGTATCACCAATATCAAGGCCGTTGAAGAGGGAAAGGTTCAAATAGCCCTGAGTAACTTCGTCTCAGCCGTGGATGCCATAGAAGGGAGAGAGCCTTTTAACAAAAAGGCCGGAAAAGTCCGGAATCTGTTGTTCCTCTATCCCCAATATTTTCAGGTAACGGTTCTGGAGGATGCCGGTATTCAGACTCCGGCAGATTTAAAGGGAAAAGCCATCGCTCCTGGGATTAAAGGTCATACCGGTGAACAGTTTGCGCGACATCTGCTTCAAGTTTACGGACTCTCCTATGGAGATATGTCCAAAGTCCAGTATGTTTCCTACGCCGATGCTGTGAATCTCATGAAAGACGGACATCTTCATGCCTTTTTGGCCCTCACAACCGTGCCTGCCTCCTCCATTATAGACCTTTCTACCGATCGTAAAATCCGCCTGTTGAGCTTGACAGAAGATAAACTCAATGCCTTGCAAGCGATTAACTCAGGCTACGTCAAGCGGATTATCCCAAAGGGAACTTATCCTGGGATAGATTATGATGTTACAACGTTTGGAACTTTTACCCATCTTATTGTAACCTCCGACCTTCCTGAGGATCTTGTTTATCAGATGACGAAGGTTTTGGTGGAAAATGTGACCACCCTGAGCGAAGTGGTTAAGGATATTCAGGGGATCACGCCTAAAGAGATGGCTATAGATTCGGGTGTGGTTCCTTATCATCCTGGAGCTTTAAGATATTTTAAAGAGATAGGAGTGAAATGA
- a CDS encoding TRAP transporter permease, whose translation MMKKIVFYLPKVVTLLALAMSGYHIYAAARGTPEPLIHRGIHLAFTLTLIFLFYPFKKARPLREVIDEAAPVPVEEIRPGLIDLLALVLSLFSIGYLFVNYSYVTERYAYVDPLRALDYVFGITLLVLVLEGARRTVGPALPLTALTFLVYAVIGNHLPGLLRHSGFSLEMIIDQLYLTTEGIFGIPLAVSASYVILFVIFGAFLEKSGTGQLFMDVASALTGSSRGGPGKISCISSGLFGTISGSAVANVMVDGWFTIPLMKRTGFKPHFAAAIEATASTGGQIMPPVMGAAAFVMAEFTGIPYIIIAKHALIPALLYYLALFWTIHYEAVKTNLRGLSKEELPNLKKVLRARGHLFLPIILLIYLMISGYTAPYAALWATVAVVLVSWIRKETRFGLRDIGLALKEGAKNTLSVAIACACAGIVIGVISLTGLGLRFTSLVITLASDSLIPALVLTMLAGIILGMGMPTTPAYIVQAALLIPALIKLGVLPIAAHLFVFYFAILSAITPPVAMAVYAAAGISGSNLWKTGIAAMKAGATGFIVPYMFVFGPTLLMIGSWKEILTALMTAMLGVFCLATGLQGWFLKKTTFWERSFLIAAALLLIKPGIKTDLTGLILLGVVYGLQRLRPEGAETRRPKDTGNP comes from the coding sequence ATGATGAAAAAAATCGTCTTTTATTTGCCTAAGGTTGTAACGCTTCTGGCCCTTGCCATGTCAGGTTATCATATCTACGCAGCCGCCCGAGGAACCCCTGAACCTCTTATTCATAGAGGAATTCACCTGGCTTTTACCCTGACCCTGATCTTTCTGTTCTATCCTTTCAAAAAAGCCCGGCCATTGAGGGAGGTCATCGATGAAGCAGCACCCGTCCCGGTTGAGGAAATCAGGCCCGGGCTTATAGATCTCCTGGCTTTAGTTTTGAGTCTGTTCAGTATAGGTTACCTGTTTGTAAATTATTCCTATGTAACGGAACGTTATGCCTATGTAGACCCCCTGCGAGCTCTGGATTATGTTTTTGGAATTACCCTCCTGGTCCTGGTTCTGGAGGGTGCTCGGCGAACGGTAGGTCCCGCGTTACCTTTAACGGCCCTTACTTTCCTGGTTTATGCTGTCATTGGCAATCACCTTCCCGGTTTACTCAGACACTCCGGTTTTTCCCTCGAAATGATTATAGATCAGCTTTATTTAACCACCGAGGGGATTTTTGGTATCCCTCTGGCCGTTTCAGCCTCTTATGTGATCCTCTTTGTGATCTTTGGAGCTTTTTTAGAAAAATCCGGGACCGGGCAACTCTTTATGGATGTTGCCTCAGCTCTGACGGGAAGCAGCCGGGGAGGCCCTGGCAAGATCTCGTGCATTTCCAGCGGATTATTTGGAACCATCTCCGGGAGCGCCGTGGCCAATGTGATGGTGGATGGGTGGTTTACCATTCCTCTCATGAAGCGAACCGGATTTAAGCCTCACTTTGCCGCTGCCATCGAAGCAACAGCTTCCACCGGAGGTCAGATTATGCCGCCCGTTATGGGGGCTGCTGCTTTTGTTATGGCCGAGTTTACCGGGATTCCTTACATTATCATTGCCAAACATGCCCTCATTCCAGCCCTTCTATACTACCTGGCCCTTTTTTGGACTATCCACTATGAGGCGGTCAAAACCAATCTTCGAGGTCTCTCTAAGGAGGAACTCCCCAACCTCAAAAAAGTATTGCGCGCCCGAGGCCACCTCTTCCTGCCGATTATTCTCCTTATTTATCTCATGATATCTGGATATACAGCCCCTTATGCAGCTTTATGGGCTACGGTAGCCGTGGTCCTTGTAAGCTGGATCCGAAAGGAAACCCGTTTTGGCCTGCGGGATATTGGATTGGCTTTGAAGGAAGGAGCTAAAAATACTTTAAGTGTGGCAATTGCCTGCGCCTGCGCCGGAATTGTTATCGGAGTCATTTCCTTAACGGGCTTGGGATTACGGTTTACCAGTCTGGTAATCACTTTAGCCAGTGATTCTTTAATTCCTGCCCTGGTTCTGACGATGTTGGCGGGAATTATCCTCGGAATGGGTATGCCGACCACCCCGGCCTATATTGTTCAGGCCGCCCTCTTGATTCCTGCTCTGATCAAACTGGGTGTTCTGCCCATTGCAGCCCACTTATTTGTTTTTTATTTTGCCATCCTTTCCGCGATTACGCCCCCTGTGGCTATGGCGGTTTATGCTGCTGCAGGGATCAGTGGAAGCAATTTGTGGAAGACCGGAATTGCTGCGATGAAAGCCGGTGCCACCGGGTTTATTGTTCCCTACATGTTCGTTTTCGGTCCTACCTTGCTGATGATTGGAAGTTGGAAGGAAATCTTGACGGCCTTGATGACTGCTATGCTGGGAGTTTTCTGCCTGGCAACCGGATTACAGGGGTGGTTTCTCAAAAAAACGACATTTTGGGAAAGAAGCTTTTTAATCGCTGCCGCCCTCTTACTCATTAAACCCGGTATCAAGACAGATCTGACAGGACTCATTTTACTAGGCGTAGTTTATGGACTTCAACGCCTAAGACCCGAGGGGGCAGAAACCCGGAGGCCCAAAGACACAGGAAACCCTTAA
- the gshB gene encoding glutathione synthase, translating into MNRGFKIGFIMDPVEALTPEEDTSFSILMECQRRGHRIFYIHLEDLLVYRGVAMAELQQVKVSPLFEVIPEGAKEKRPLSWLDVVFNRKEPPFNMDYIYATYILSLTGGKTFLINDPQGIRGANEKLYALNFPDITPETCVSKNPLRLKAFLKEVGGEMVIKPLNERGGHGVLYLREGDKNLNAILEVSTQNGREYIVAQRYLPESRQGDKRILILDGEPIGAFLRLPPEEDFRANMHVGGKAVKADLTDTDRQICSVLSERFRQDGLYFVGIDVIGNKVTEINVTSPAGIPEINAFNHVRLEEKVVDFLEKKVEERK; encoded by the coding sequence ATGAACCGAGGTTTCAAAATTGGTTTTATCATGGATCCTGTGGAAGCTTTAACGCCGGAGGAAGATACCAGTTTCTCCATTCTTATGGAGTGTCAGCGGCGAGGTCATCGAATTTTTTATATTCACTTGGAGGATTTACTGGTTTATCGAGGCGTGGCCATGGCCGAATTACAGCAAGTCAAAGTAAGCCCTCTATTTGAAGTTATCCCTGAGGGAGCCAAAGAGAAAAGACCGCTCAGTTGGTTAGATGTGGTTTTTAATCGGAAGGAACCCCCCTTTAATATGGATTATATCTATGCCACTTATATTTTGAGTTTAACGGGCGGTAAAACCTTTTTGATCAACGATCCTCAGGGAATTCGAGGGGCCAACGAGAAGCTTTATGCACTCAATTTTCCGGATATTACGCCGGAGACTTGTGTTTCTAAAAATCCCTTACGGCTTAAAGCTTTCCTCAAAGAGGTCGGGGGAGAGATGGTCATTAAACCTCTCAATGAGCGGGGAGGGCATGGGGTTTTGTATCTTCGTGAAGGAGACAAGAATCTCAATGCCATCCTGGAAGTCTCGACCCAAAACGGGCGAGAGTACATCGTAGCCCAGAGGTACCTGCCGGAATCCCGACAAGGGGATAAACGAATTTTAATACTGGATGGAGAGCCAATTGGAGCGTTTCTTCGACTCCCACCTGAAGAAGACTTCCGGGCCAACATGCACGTAGGAGGAAAAGCCGTTAAAGCAGATCTAACGGATACAGATCGGCAGATTTGTTCGGTATTATCTGAAAGGTTTCGGCAAGATGGATTATACTTTGTAGGGATTGATGTTATTGGAAATAAGGTGACCGAAATCAATGTGACCAGTCCAGCCGGAATTCCGGAGATTAATGCCTTTAATCATGTCAGGTTGGAAGAAAAGGTGGTAGATTTTTTAGAGAAAAAGGTAGAGGAGAGAAAATAA
- a CDS encoding SRPBCC family protein, translating to MKKILYLVLAILIAFPTLGFAREKKERKRGLKQLEVVETVEVNAPPAVVWDKIKDFNGLPGWHPAFKNSRLDEANKSIRILTLQSGGQIIEKQISYDENNMSYTYSIEKADYRDVPVANYTATLHVRPGRGGGSIVEWRGVFNPPPGMSAKESLKFVKNVYTTGLQNLKKILEERR from the coding sequence ATGAAAAAAATTTTATATCTGGTATTGGCCATTTTGATTGCTTTTCCAACCCTGGGCTTTGCACGAGAAAAGAAAGAGCGAAAGCGGGGGTTAAAACAGCTTGAAGTGGTGGAAACGGTAGAAGTTAATGCCCCACCGGCTGTAGTATGGGACAAAATCAAGGATTTTAACGGCTTGCCTGGGTGGCATCCGGCTTTTAAAAATAGCCGATTGGACGAGGCTAACAAATCTATTCGGATTCTGACCTTGCAGAGCGGAGGTCAAATCATAGAAAAGCAGATAAGTTACGACGAAAACAATATGAGCTATACCTACAGTATAGAGAAGGCCGACTACAGGGATGTGCCGGTAGCCAATTACACGGCCACTCTCCACGTCAGACCCGGTAGAGGAGGAGGTTCCATCGTGGAATGGAGAGGGGTCTTTAACCCGCCTCCTGGAATGAGTGCCAAGGAGTCCTTAAAGTTCGTAAAGAATGTCTATACTACGGGTTTACAAAACTTAAAGAAAATCCTTGAAGAGAGGAGATAA
- a CDS encoding methanol/ethanol family PQQ-dependent dehydrogenase, with the protein MIGLKKSVLGLLAGSLGVIGLLIFCVAVPGYGQNVVNDRMLLNADKDPNNWLLYGRDYASTRHSPLNQININNVKKLVPKWVFQFGYLDGQDSEAIVNNGVLYITSSWNHVFALDARTGNMIWRYDHPLPEDLGKHLCCDVVNRGVAPYRDKVYFATLDEHLVALDAKTGKVVWDKVLGDYTYGESFTLMPMALRGKIIVGTSGAEYGIRGWIAAVDADTGELVWKTYTIPGPGEPGNDTWKGESWKYGGGSAWITGSYDPDLNILYWPVGNPGPDMDRHIREGDNLYTNSTLALDPDTGKIKFYFQYTPNDPYDFDGVNEVILADVGGKKVWLHADRNGYFYSIDRTNGKFIYGVPLSEINWAKGLDPSGRPIMNWPEKDVHFDKVTRNISPSLEGGKEWHPMAYNPKKGVAYVPTFQLTMDLQAMRQEWKRGELYLAAKVLEYHPGYGSLVAIEAATGKTKWSWNNKSPMTSGVLSTDGGLVFAGNPEGEFMAFNDETGELLWKFQTGSGIVGNPTTFSVDGKQYIAVPSGLGGWMGWATLGQGGAPWLKTATKGGALFVFGLFEE; encoded by the coding sequence ATGATAGGATTGAAAAAGAGTGTCTTAGGCCTCTTGGCAGGTAGTTTGGGAGTTATCGGTCTCCTGATTTTCTGTGTCGCTGTTCCAGGCTATGGTCAGAATGTGGTTAATGATCGCATGTTGCTCAATGCAGACAAAGATCCTAACAATTGGCTTTTGTATGGTCGTGATTATGCCAGTACCCGGCATAGTCCACTTAATCAAATCAATATCAACAATGTTAAAAAACTGGTTCCCAAATGGGTTTTTCAATTCGGTTACCTGGATGGGCAGGACAGTGAAGCCATTGTTAATAATGGAGTTCTCTACATTACTTCTTCCTGGAACCATGTGTTTGCCCTGGATGCCAGGACCGGAAATATGATTTGGCGATACGATCACCCTTTACCCGAAGATCTGGGCAAGCACCTTTGCTGTGATGTGGTCAACCGGGGGGTAGCTCCTTACCGGGATAAAGTCTATTTTGCCACCCTGGACGAGCATCTGGTGGCTCTGGATGCCAAGACGGGCAAGGTGGTATGGGACAAAGTCCTGGGAGATTATACCTATGGAGAAAGCTTTACCTTAATGCCCATGGCTTTAAGGGGAAAAATTATCGTGGGAACCTCTGGGGCGGAATATGGAATTCGAGGGTGGATTGCTGCCGTTGATGCCGACACCGGGGAGTTAGTATGGAAGACTTATACTATTCCAGGACCCGGCGAGCCGGGCAACGATACCTGGAAGGGAGAATCCTGGAAATACGGAGGTGGCTCTGCCTGGATTACAGGATCCTATGATCCCGATTTGAATATTCTCTACTGGCCTGTGGGGAATCCGGGACCCGATATGGATCGACATATTCGTGAAGGGGACAACCTCTACACCAATTCGACTTTGGCTTTGGATCCGGATACCGGAAAAATAAAATTTTATTTTCAGTATACCCCCAACGATCCCTATGATTTCGATGGGGTTAATGAAGTCATTCTGGCCGATGTAGGAGGGAAAAAAGTTTGGTTGCATGCAGATCGAAATGGTTACTTCTATTCTATCGACCGAACCAATGGGAAGTTCATCTATGGCGTACCTCTTTCCGAAATAAACTGGGCGAAGGGTTTAGATCCCAGTGGTCGTCCCATTATGAACTGGCCCGAAAAGGATGTTCATTTTGATAAAGTCACCAGGAACATCTCTCCCTCTCTGGAAGGGGGTAAAGAATGGCACCCCATGGCCTATAATCCAAAGAAAGGGGTGGCTTACGTACCTACTTTTCAGCTCACCATGGATCTTCAAGCCATGAGACAGGAATGGAAAAGAGGGGAATTGTATTTGGCGGCAAAGGTGCTGGAATATCATCCCGGGTATGGCTCTCTGGTAGCCATTGAAGCGGCCACCGGGAAAACCAAATGGTCCTGGAATAATAAATCTCCCATGACCAGTGGGGTTCTTTCAACGGATGGCGGTCTGGTCTTCGCCGGAAATCCAGAGGGTGAATTTATGGCATTTAATGATGAGACGGGAGAGCTCTTGTGGAAATTCCAAACAGGTTCCGGAATTGTCGGTAATCCCACGACCTTCTCCGTGGACGGGAAACAGTATATCGCAGTCCCTTCAGGTCTCGGGGGTTGGATGGGCTGGGCTACCCTGGGGCAGGGGGGTGCACCCTGGTTAAAAACAGCTACGAAGGGAGGCGCCCTCTTCGTGTTCGGCCTCTTTGAGGAGTAG
- a CDS encoding helix-turn-helix domain-containing protein, translated as MEFHEFLLSRRKKLGLSKKDLAIRAGISDAYIKHIEDGMRIPKDILILYSLADALQVDREWFRDYAYFHRDPKSATKYMDEAAILEGEQKEGRHYNADSDPTTRLPPIDREIIEAIQKLNEGQKNRLLEYLRTHRSFDGLIFEGMRFDRRDLLYKIVQRLIRIDKNIQTKMLHYIAAMTYIETHENQSPFKGLFGEVLEME; from the coding sequence ATGGAATTTCATGAATTTCTACTTTCAAGACGAAAAAAGTTGGGCCTTAGTAAAAAGGATTTAGCAATTAGGGCCGGAATTTCAGATGCCTACATTAAACACATTGAGGATGGAATGCGGATTCCCAAAGACATTCTAATCCTTTATAGCCTGGCCGATGCTCTCCAGGTGGATCGGGAGTGGTTTCGGGATTATGCGTACTTTCATCGGGACCCTAAATCGGCGACGAAGTACATGGATGAAGCAGCCATTCTGGAAGGTGAACAGAAGGAAGGGCGCCATTATAATGCAGACTCTGACCCTACCACCAGACTTCCCCCTATAGATCGAGAAATTATCGAAGCCATTCAAAAGCTGAATGAGGGACAAAAAAACCGATTACTGGAGTATTTACGAACCCATCGTTCATTTGACGGCCTCATTTTTGAGGGAATGCGTTTTGATCGGCGAGATTTGCTTTATAAAATTGTTCAGAGGCTCATACGGATCGATAAGAATATTCAGACCAAAATGCTCCACTATATTGCCGCTATGACCTATATCGAAACCCACGAAAATCAAAGTCCTTTCAAAGGATTGTTTGGAGAGGTCCTGGAAATGGAATAA
- a CDS encoding ABC transporter substrate binding protein produces the protein MRTLKIFLIGIILGISLVLNVVEAATKKIFLLDSYDATYAWNMSEQEGVQTAFKDQKDIEIKVHFMDTKRNPSPEFKQEAGKKALDAIKAYQPDLIIALDDNASEYVIQQIKDIPVVVCGINEDPKKYQYGENVAVILERHPFDQVIKLLKDLVPTAKTLAVITDDTKETSGAAVERLKGLAPKIKESTGIDIVAYHEIGSFQEFQTLVQSYQPGQPQAVSGLLIYNLHTFKDENGKVVPVKQVVKWFIEHNQLPDLNVFDWGPQYGMLAAVTVSGRVQGLEAGKYALRILGGEKPNTLPILDPKTGDILLNLAKAKKLGIEIPIELLSVAKTFESMEALDPNFLATK, from the coding sequence ATGAGAACCTTAAAAATTTTCCTGATAGGGATAATTTTAGGCATTTCCCTTGTATTAAATGTTGTGGAAGCCGCCACAAAGAAAATCTTTCTTTTAGATAGCTATGATGCCACGTATGCCTGGAATATGTCGGAACAGGAAGGGGTTCAGACGGCTTTCAAAGATCAGAAGGACATCGAAATCAAAGTTCACTTTATGGATACGAAGCGGAATCCTTCTCCAGAATTTAAACAAGAGGCCGGTAAAAAAGCACTAGACGCCATAAAAGCCTATCAACCGGACCTCATTATCGCTCTGGATGATAATGCCTCGGAATATGTGATCCAGCAAATTAAAGACATCCCGGTTGTCGTTTGTGGCATCAATGAAGATCCTAAGAAATACCAATATGGAGAAAATGTGGCTGTTATTTTGGAAAGGCATCCCTTTGATCAGGTGATTAAGCTTTTAAAAGACCTGGTTCCTACGGCAAAAACCCTTGCCGTTATTACCGATGATACCAAAGAGACCTCGGGGGCTGCCGTGGAAAGGTTAAAAGGCCTGGCCCCTAAAATTAAGGAATCTACCGGGATAGACATTGTGGCTTACCATGAAATTGGAAGCTTTCAAGAGTTCCAAACCCTTGTCCAATCCTATCAACCGGGTCAGCCTCAGGCTGTAAGTGGTCTTTTAATCTATAACTTACATACCTTCAAGGATGAAAATGGTAAGGTGGTGCCCGTTAAACAAGTTGTTAAATGGTTTATTGAGCATAATCAACTTCCAGATCTGAACGTTTTCGACTGGGGTCCTCAATATGGCATGCTGGCCGCGGTGACCGTCTCTGGGCGCGTCCAGGGACTCGAAGCCGGTAAATATGCGCTTCGTATATTGGGGGGCGAGAAACCCAACACACTCCCCATTTTAGATCCTAAAACAGGAGATATCCTCCTGAACCTGGCGAAAGCCAAAAAACTGGGTATAGAAATTCCCATAGAGCTGCTTTCAGTGGCTAAGACCTTTGAGAGTATGGAAGCCCTGGATCCCAACTTCCTGGCAACTAAGTAA